The following DNA comes from Trueperaceae bacterium.
CGCCAGCGGCCAGCTCGCCGCCGTGCTGAAGCCGGGCGCCAGCCTGTCGCTGCGCGCCGAGGTGCCCGCGGCGGGCCGCTACGTCGTCTACGCGCTCTACCGCGACGACCCCTGGGAGGCCAGCGCGACCGTCTTCGTCGGCCGCGAGCGCCTGGGGACCGTCGCCACCACGCCGTCTCGGGAGTCGCGGTTCGTGATGAGGGAGCTGGGCACGGTGGGCCTCCCGCAGGGACCGCTGAGCCTCACAGTCAGCCACGAGGCCGGGCGCGACCTGCGCTTCGACGCCTTGGTGTTCAGGCCGGTGATCGAGTGGAAGCTCTACGGGCGCGAGGGCTCGCGCCTGCTCCTCGTCAAGAGCTGGTCGCCGGCGGAGGAGCCCGTCGCCGCCGAGCTCGTCCCGCCGCTGGCCGCGGCGGAGGGCGCCGCCGTGGAGGCCTACGACGCCCGCGCGAACCGGGTGGCGAGCGGCGCAGCCGGCGGCCTGCTCCTGCCGCCCTACGGCTTCGCGCTGCTCGAGTGGCCCGACGCTTCACCACTGCCCGACCTGGGCATGGCCACCGCCAGGGTGGGACCGCTGCTGGCCCTCGATACGGCGTTCGCGGACGGCGCCTACCTGGCCCTCGACCTCACCCCGGCCTTCAACGCCGACGCCTTCTCCACCCCTTCTCGCCCGCAGCGCGGCAACTTCGACAACCGCTCGGGCGTCTACGGCGCCACGTTCCCCGCCGAGTTCGCGCCCGACCCTTCGTCGCGCTTCGACGCCGGCGGCGTGCCCTTCGTCTTCCCGCCCACCGACACGCTGCTGAACAACGTCGTCATGCTCGGCCAGAGGCTCGAGGTGCCGCCGGGACGCTACGGCGAGGTGCACCTCCTCGGCTCGTCCGACCAGGGCAACTACCAGGCCGACGTGACGCTGGTGTACGAGGACGGCTCGAGCGCGTCCGTGACCCTCGGCCTCTCCGACTGGTGCCAGCCGCCGCGGTACGGCGAGGCCGTGGGCGTGGAGTTCGCGCAGCGACGCGGCACCAGCGGCATGTTCGAGCGCATCACCTGCCGCATCCTCCACCAGGTCGTGCCCGTGGACCCCGAGCGCGTGCTCGTGCGCGTCGACCTGCCCGACCGCGAGACCATGCACCTCTTCGCGCTGACGCTGGCGGCGCCAGCCCAGGAGTGAGCCAGATGAAGCTGACACGCCACCCGGCCAACCCCGTCCTCAAGCCCAACGTCCTCAACGACTGGGAGGCGCTCAACGTCTTCAACCCGTCGGTGGTGGTGCACGGCGGCCTCTTCCACATGCACTACCGGGCCCAGGGCACGGACTACGTCTCGCGCATCGGCTACGCCGTGTCGAAGGACGGCGTGCACTGGAACCGGCTCCAGCGACCGGTGCTCGAGCCGGAGGCGGAGTACGAGGCCAGGGGCGTCGAGGACCCCCGCGTCACCGAGCTGGGCGGGCGCTTCTACATGGCCTACACCGCGTACGGACGTGCCGGCGCTCACCCCGGCGTCGGGCAGACCGCCACCGGCATCACGCCCATGTACGCGGTGAGCGACAACCTCATCACCTGGGAGCGCATCGGGCCCGTCGTGGTGGGCGAGGACAACAAGGACCACGCTCTCTTCCCCGAGCTCGTGGGCGGTAGGTACGTGACGTTCCACCGCCGACCGCCGTCGATATGGCTGGCGTTCTCGGAGGACATGCGCAGGTGGGTCGACCACGCCGAGGTCATGCGTCCGCGACCGGGGAGCTGGGACGGCAAGCGCATCGGGGCGGGCGGGCCGCCCATACGCACCGACGAGGGCTGGCTGATCATCTACCACGGCTACGACGAGTCGCACGTCTACAAGATGGGAACGGCGCTGCTCGACCTCGAGGACCCTCGGCGCGTGCTGAAGCGGCCCCGGGAGCCGGTGCTCGAGCCGCAGGAGACATGGGAGATGAAGGGCGACGTCCCCAACGTCGTCTTCGGCACCGCGAACCCGGTGGTGGACGGCGAGGTCTACCTCTACTACGGCGGCGCCGACAGGGTCATCGGCCTGGCCACGGCGCCGCTTGAGGACCTGCTCGCGTGGACGATCGCGGAGGGGTGAGGAGCGCGGGCTGGCCGGGACCCGCCCCCTACAGCTCCCTGAAGGCGGCGGCGTACGCCTCGTGCGCCGCCGCGATCGCGCGCAAGTAGGCCCCGCGCGCCCGCTCCAGCGGCGTCGACGCGGCGCGGAGCGCGGCGGCGTACTCGCCGGCGTCGAACGCCGGGTCGCCGCCCCACGGCGAGAGGCGCTCGAGCGCGAGCAGCTCCCGCTCGATGAGCGTGCCGGGCGGGGCCGCCCGGCAGAACTCCCGCCGCGCGGCCTGGAGGTCCTCGGCGAGCGCCCTGGCGGCGCGGAACGCGAGCCTCAGCTCGGCGTCCTGCGCGGCGTGCGCCTCGAGCTCGCGGAACAGCTCTACCTCCTCGGCGAGGCGGGAGTCGCGGATGCGGTGCGGGTTGAGGGGGTTCGTGGCCCAGGAGTCAGCCTGCTGCGGGCTGCCCGTGGACGGGGCGCCGGTGTGCATGCGTGCGTAGCCTCTCGCTGCGCCGCAGCCCCGAGGAGGCCCGGGGCGCGGGCGCCCGAGTCTAACCGCGGACCGGTGACCCGCGAAGTCGGGGGTTCCACAAGGGCGGATCGGGTGGTACCCGCGGAGACCACCGACCGACGGCGCCCTTCAGGGACCGGCCCGCCCAACCCAGCCGGCCCGCCCGTCGCGTCCCTGAGCGGGGCCGTATATGATTCTGCTCTCGCTAGCTCTGGCTGCCGCTGCACAGCGCATCGGTCCTCCCCGTGCATCAGCACGGGGGACGGCCAGAGGGCAAGGAGGGTGTTCGAGTGACGCAGTCCCTGTCCGCGCGTAGGCTCCCTCTCCCGCACAAGCTCGTGTTGGCCCTGCTGCTGGCCGTCGGCGCGATGCTGAGCACCGCGACGGCCCAGTCGCGAGACCGCCTGGTCATCGCGCTGCCCATAGACATCACGATCCCTGACCTACACAAGGGCAGCGGCCTGCCGGCGTTCGGCGCCGTCGCCCAGATCGCGGACCCGCTCGTGCTCGAGCGCGACGGCGAGATCATCCCGTGGCTGGCCGAGTCCTGGGAGTACACCGACGGCGGCCGCAACCTCATCTTCAAGAT
Coding sequences within:
- a CDS encoding glycosidase, with translation MKLTRHPANPVLKPNVLNDWEALNVFNPSVVVHGGLFHMHYRAQGTDYVSRIGYAVSKDGVHWNRLQRPVLEPEAEYEARGVEDPRVTELGGRFYMAYTAYGRAGAHPGVGQTATGITPMYAVSDNLITWERIGPVVVGEDNKDHALFPELVGGRYVTFHRRPPSIWLAFSEDMRRWVDHAEVMRPRPGSWDGKRIGAGGPPIRTDEGWLIIYHGYDESHVYKMGTALLDLEDPRRVLKRPREPVLEPQETWEMKGDVPNVVFGTANPVVDGEVYLYYGGADRVIGLATAPLEDLLAWTIAEG